A single window of Streptomyces griseoviridis DNA harbors:
- a CDS encoding CoA transferase, which yields MTGINVAWSALGGAPELVARVVDEVRRDVLDARLPVRETARACVAGCALAAAELGARRTGAAEVPAVRVDDGAVATAFVSERHLRVDGRASAGFAPLSRFWRTADGWVRTHANYPHHRERLLTALEVTGGGGPGAGDVDAGAMDARERAVRERAVRERAVRYEVDAVAAALAERTSVEAEDAVYAAGGLAVALRTPEEWAAHPQGAEVRRLPLVERGTLDAPPGRPLTPLRPFAPLAPVSPLTPRTGAAGPLLPAAGLRVLDLTRVIAGPVATRTLALLGADVLRVDAPHLPELPVQHLDTGFGKRSTRLDLAVDGRTFEELLGSADVVVTGYRPGALDRFGLSPEALAERRPGVVVAQLSAWGAHGPWRERRGFDSLVQVATGIAVAEGSAERPGALPAQALDHGTGYLLAAAVLRALTERADDGASRYVRLSLARTAEWLLHEVPRDREVPRAGEGDRRGNGDVDVDRSAVPGGPYGSPDPWLTERDSPCGRLRYALPPLSFANGPKDWAGPPTRWGTDPARWR from the coding sequence ATGACTGGGATCAATGTGGCGTGGTCGGCGTTGGGCGGTGCTCCGGAGCTGGTCGCGCGCGTCGTGGACGAGGTGCGCCGCGACGTGCTCGACGCACGGCTCCCGGTGCGGGAGACGGCACGCGCGTGCGTGGCCGGGTGCGCGCTGGCCGCCGCCGAACTGGGAGCGCGGCGCACCGGGGCCGCCGAGGTGCCGGCCGTGCGGGTGGACGACGGGGCGGTGGCGACGGCGTTCGTCAGCGAACGCCATCTCCGGGTGGACGGGCGGGCGTCGGCCGGATTCGCCCCGCTGTCCCGGTTCTGGCGGACGGCCGACGGCTGGGTGCGCACGCACGCGAACTACCCGCACCACCGGGAGCGGTTGCTGACCGCGCTGGAGGTGACGGGAGGCGGGGGCCCGGGAGCCGGGGACGTGGACGCCGGGGCCATGGACGCCCGGGAGCGGGCCGTCCGGGAGCGGGCCGTCCGGGAGCGGGCCGTCCGGTACGAGGTCGACGCCGTCGCCGCCGCGCTCGCCGAGCGCACCTCGGTCGAGGCGGAGGACGCGGTGTACGCGGCCGGGGGCCTGGCCGTCGCGCTGCGCACCCCCGAGGAGTGGGCCGCGCACCCGCAGGGCGCCGAGGTGCGCCGGCTGCCCCTGGTGGAGCGCGGCACGCTGGACGCGCCGCCGGGACGGCCCCTCACACCCCTAAGGCCCTTCGCACCCCTCGCACCCGTCTCGCCCCTCACGCCCCGCACCGGCGCCGCCGGTCCCCTGCTGCCCGCCGCCGGTCTCCGCGTCCTGGACCTGACAAGGGTGATCGCGGGCCCCGTCGCCACCCGCACCCTCGCCCTGCTGGGTGCGGACGTGCTGCGGGTGGACGCCCCGCACCTGCCCGAACTGCCCGTCCAGCATCTCGACACCGGGTTCGGGAAGCGCTCGACGCGGCTCGATCTGGCCGTGGACGGGCGGACGTTCGAAGAACTGCTCGGGTCGGCGGACGTCGTCGTCACCGGATACCGGCCGGGCGCCCTCGACCGGTTCGGCCTGTCGCCCGAGGCGCTGGCGGAGCGGCGGCCCGGGGTGGTCGTGGCGCAGCTGTCGGCGTGGGGCGCCCACGGTCCCTGGCGCGAACGGCGGGGCTTCGACAGCCTCGTCCAGGTGGCCACCGGGATCGCGGTGGCCGAAGGGTCGGCCGAGCGTCCCGGCGCGCTGCCCGCGCAGGCCCTGGACCACGGCACCGGGTATCTGCTGGCGGCGGCCGTCCTGCGGGCGCTCACCGAGCGCGCGGACGACGGCGCGAGCCGCTACGTGCGCCTGTCCCTCGCCCGGACGGCCGAGTGGCTGCTGCATGAAGTACCCAGAGATCGCGAAGTCCCCAGGGCCGGCGAAGGTGACCGGCGCGGCAACGGTGACGTTGACGTTGACCGGAGCGCGGTTCCGGGCGGACCGTACGGCTCCCCCGACCCCTGGCTCACCGAACGGGACAGCCCCTGCGGCCGTCTCCGGTACGCGCTGCCCCCGCTGTCCTTCGCGAACGGCCCGAAGGACTGGGCCGGGCCGCCGACCCGCTGGGGTACGGACCCGGCGCGCTGGAGGTGA
- a CDS encoding CopD family protein: MTLMRPPPEVAGPSGPISRRATGRTVAVLVLVALGALIPTLGPAAALEGTGEAAAPGVAGIGLLRTVLFAALSVPLGELFVDRLARRVPGAAPGRPRSWSALAACAGLLAALGLASVVATGNLVPHSVAAIDVGGLYDSRDGRLALVEVNAFLLAALCARSGRPATQLWPLAAVVVAEALRAHPTTEHTPLLGSGLTLVHLICAALWTGGLLHALRVLRHWGAVPAGPALLGRYARVAVVLLAAITATGVCSSLRRMPADTVLDQLTETAYGRVLLAKVLLVVAVGLLALWARTRLRRAADPLTACSPARAEVVALGAVVAVSGLLTALPLPIRWS; encoded by the coding sequence GTGACCTTGATGAGACCCCCGCCCGAGGTGGCCGGCCCGAGCGGTCCGATATCCCGCCGGGCGACCGGCAGGACCGTCGCCGTCCTCGTGCTCGTCGCGCTCGGCGCGCTGATACCGACGCTCGGCCCGGCCGCCGCGCTGGAGGGGACCGGCGAGGCGGCGGCCCCCGGGGTCGCGGGCATCGGCCTGCTGCGGACGGTGCTGTTCGCGGCGCTTTCGGTCCCGTTGGGCGAGTTGTTCGTGGACCGGCTGGCCCGACGGGTGCCGGGCGCCGCACCCGGCCGCCCCCGCAGCTGGTCAGCGCTCGCGGCCTGCGCCGGTCTCCTCGCCGCCCTCGGACTCGCGTCCGTCGTGGCCACCGGCAACCTGGTGCCGCACAGCGTGGCCGCGATCGACGTCGGCGGCCTCTACGACTCGCGGGACGGCAGGCTGGCGCTCGTCGAGGTGAACGCCTTCCTGCTGGCGGCCCTGTGCGCCCGTTCCGGCCGGCCGGCGACCCAGCTGTGGCCGCTGGCCGCGGTGGTCGTCGCGGAGGCCCTGCGCGCGCATCCGACGACCGAGCACACGCCGCTGCTCGGTTCGGGGCTCACCCTGGTGCATCTGATCTGCGCGGCGCTGTGGACGGGCGGCCTGCTGCACGCGCTGCGCGTCCTGCGGCACTGGGGTGCCGTCCCCGCGGGCCCGGCGCTGCTCGGCCGCTACGCGCGCGTGGCGGTTGTCCTGCTCGCCGCGATCACCGCGACCGGGGTGTGCAGTTCGCTGCGCCGGATGCCCGCCGACACCGTCCTCGACCAGTTGACGGAGACGGCGTACGGGCGGGTGCTGCTCGCCAAGGTGCTCCTGGTGGTCGCGGTCGGACTGCTCGCCCTGTGGGCGCGGACGCGGCTGCGCCGGGCGGCCGACCCGCTGACCGCCTGCTCCCCCGCGCGGGCCGAGGTGGTGGCGCTGGGGGCGGTGGTCGCGGTGTCGGGACTGCTGACGGCGCTGCCGCTGCCGATCCGCTGGTCGTGA
- a CDS encoding zinc-dependent alcohol dehydrogenase family protein — protein MRATTIHAPFDLRVEDVPEPVVQLPTDAVVRVLRACVCGSDLWAYRGESARTPGQRIGHEFLGTVEETGSEVGSLRRGDLVVAPFVWSDGSCAYCREGLTTSCTHGGFWGSVGYDGGQGEAVRVPFADATLVKLPKEAASDDRLLAALLTLSDVLGTGHHAALGAGVRPGATVAVVGDGAVGLCAVLAAKRLGAERIIALGRHQVRTDLARRFGATDVVAERGEAAVAAVRELTRGQGAHAVVEAVGTEQSMRTAVHITRDGGAIGFVGVPHGSGTGLDLSVLFDRNIALRGGVAPVRTYIPELLPDILDGTVDPSPVFDLTVDLEDVPAGYRAMDERTALKVLVTNG, from the coding sequence ATGCGCGCCACCACCATCCACGCCCCCTTCGACCTGCGCGTGGAGGACGTTCCCGAACCCGTGGTGCAACTGCCCACCGACGCCGTGGTGCGGGTGCTGCGCGCCTGCGTCTGCGGCAGCGACCTGTGGGCCTACCGCGGCGAGTCCGCGCGCACGCCGGGGCAGCGGATCGGCCACGAGTTCCTCGGCACCGTCGAGGAGACCGGCTCCGAGGTGGGGTCGCTGCGCCGCGGCGACCTGGTCGTCGCGCCCTTCGTCTGGTCCGACGGCAGCTGCGCCTACTGCCGTGAGGGGCTCACCACCTCCTGCACGCACGGCGGCTTCTGGGGCTCGGTCGGCTACGACGGCGGCCAGGGCGAGGCCGTACGCGTCCCGTTCGCCGACGCCACGCTGGTCAAGCTGCCCAAGGAGGCCGCCTCCGACGACCGGCTGCTGGCCGCGCTGCTGACCCTCTCCGACGTCCTCGGCACCGGCCACCACGCCGCCCTCGGCGCGGGCGTGCGCCCCGGCGCCACGGTCGCGGTCGTCGGGGACGGCGCCGTCGGCCTCTGCGCGGTCCTCGCCGCCAAGCGGCTCGGCGCCGAACGGATCATCGCCCTCGGCCGCCACCAGGTCCGCACCGACCTCGCCCGCCGGTTCGGCGCCACCGACGTCGTCGCCGAACGCGGGGAGGCCGCCGTGGCCGCCGTCCGCGAACTCACCCGCGGACAGGGCGCGCACGCCGTCGTCGAGGCGGTCGGCACCGAGCAGTCCATGCGCACCGCCGTGCACATCACCCGCGACGGCGGCGCCATCGGCTTCGTCGGCGTCCCGCACGGCAGCGGCACAGGACTCGACCTGAGCGTCCTGTTCGACCGGAACATCGCGCTGCGCGGCGGGGTCGCCCCGGTGCGCACCTACATCCCCGAGCTGCTGCCCGACATCCTGGACGGCACCGTCGACCCGTCGCCGGTCTTCGACCTGACCGTGGACTTGGAGGACGTCCCGGCCGGCTACCGGGCGATGGACGAACGCACCGCCTTGAAGGTGCTCGTCACCAACGGTTGA
- a CDS encoding VIT1/CCC1 transporter family protein: MTEPTHEGEAHGGALGSRLNWLRAAVLGANDGIVSTAGLVVGVAGATDDRAALLTAGLAGLLAGSMSMAAGEYVSVSTQRDSELAALAAEKRELREQPDAELEELTEMLQNRGLSREVAHEAAVQLTERDALKAHASVELGIDPDRLTNPWHAAWASFLAFTAGALLPLLAIVLPPAGWRLLVTVVCVLAALTLTGWSSAGLGGAGPRRAILRNVLGGALAMGVTYAAGTLLGVAGV, encoded by the coding sequence GTGACCGAACCAACCCACGAAGGCGAAGCCCACGGCGGCGCCCTCGGCTCCCGGCTCAACTGGCTGCGCGCCGCCGTGCTCGGGGCCAACGACGGCATCGTCTCCACGGCCGGACTCGTCGTCGGCGTCGCCGGAGCCACCGACGACCGCGCGGCCCTGCTGACGGCGGGACTCGCCGGGCTGCTCGCCGGATCGATGTCGATGGCCGCGGGCGAGTACGTCTCCGTCTCCACCCAGCGCGACTCCGAACTCGCCGCCCTCGCCGCCGAGAAGCGCGAACTGCGCGAGCAGCCCGACGCCGAACTGGAGGAGCTGACCGAGATGCTCCAGAACCGCGGGCTGTCCCGGGAGGTCGCCCACGAGGCGGCCGTCCAGCTCACCGAACGCGACGCCCTGAAGGCGCACGCGAGCGTCGAGCTGGGCATCGACCCCGACCGGCTCACCAACCCCTGGCACGCGGCCTGGGCGAGCTTCCTCGCGTTCACCGCGGGCGCGCTGCTGCCGCTGCTCGCGATCGTGCTGCCGCCGGCCGGCTGGCGGCTGCTCGTCACCGTCGTCTGCGTCCTGGCGGCCCTGACCCTCACCGGCTGGAGCAGCGCCGGGCTGGGCGGCGCGGGCCCGCGCCGGGCGATCCTGCGCAACGTGCTCGGCGGCGCCCTGGCGATGGGCGTCACCTACGCGGCGGGGACGCTCCTGGGGGTGGCCGGGGTGTGA
- a CDS encoding DEDDh family exonuclease — MLEDLTTAASAPVPWPAAYPQGYAVVDVETTGLARDDRIISAAVYRLDARGEVEDHWYTTVNPQRDPGPVWIHGLTSDVLADAPLFEEVAEEFAARLADRVLVAHNAVFDWQMIAREYARARAEAPVRQRLCTIALAKELALPLPNHKLESLAAHFGVVQQRAHHALDDARVLAEAFRPSLRAAAAGGVRLPLHECRPLTEWADRPAPQIGRQAGPGQAGGYGSYRPSSWRPARKRPVCPHPNPGRYEDGKPLKQGMRVAFSGDTSVERELLEDRAAEAGLHVATSLSRLTSLLVTNDPDSGTSKVVKARQFGTPVVDEAAFGQLLRDVAPADE; from the coding sequence ATGCTCGAAGACCTCACGACCGCAGCGTCCGCCCCCGTTCCGTGGCCGGCCGCGTATCCGCAGGGATACGCGGTCGTCGACGTCGAGACCACGGGCCTGGCCCGCGACGACCGGATCATCTCGGCGGCGGTCTACCGGCTCGACGCGCGCGGTGAGGTCGAGGACCACTGGTACACGACGGTCAACCCGCAGCGCGATCCCGGGCCGGTGTGGATCCACGGTCTGACCAGTGACGTGCTGGCGGACGCGCCCCTCTTCGAGGAGGTCGCCGAGGAGTTCGCGGCCCGGCTCGCGGACCGGGTGCTGGTCGCGCACAACGCGGTCTTCGACTGGCAGATGATCGCCCGGGAGTACGCGCGGGCGCGCGCCGAGGCCCCCGTGCGGCAGCGGCTGTGCACCATCGCGCTCGCCAAGGAGCTGGCGCTGCCGCTGCCCAACCACAAACTGGAGTCGCTGGCCGCGCACTTCGGGGTGGTCCAGCAGCGCGCGCACCACGCGCTGGACGACGCGCGCGTGCTGGCGGAGGCGTTCCGGCCGAGCCTGCGCGCGGCGGCGGCGGGCGGGGTCAGGCTGCCGCTGCACGAGTGCCGGCCGCTGACGGAGTGGGCGGACCGGCCGGCGCCGCAGATCGGCCGGCAGGCGGGCCCGGGGCAGGCGGGCGGCTACGGGAGCTACCGGCCGTCGAGTTGGCGGCCCGCGCGCAAGAGGCCGGTGTGCCCGCATCCCAACCCGGGCCGCTACGAGGACGGCAAACCGCTCAAACAGGGCATGCGGGTGGCGTTCTCGGGGGACACCTCGGTCGAGCGTGAGCTGCTGGAGGACCGCGCGGCCGAGGCCGGTCTGCATGTGGCGACGAGCCTGTCCCGGCTGACCAGCCTGCTGGTGACGAACGACCCGGACTCCGGCACCTCGAAGGTCGTCAAGGCCCGCCAGTTCGGCACCCCGGTGGTCGACGAGGCGGCCTTCGGGCAGCTGCTGAGGGACGTGGCCCCGGCCGACGAGTGA